Genomic DNA from Comamonas resistens:
AATTTCAGATTGGGCTTTTTGCTATTTTTTAAGTAGCTCCCGTTTTTGCATGACATGGCATAATCGCCCGAAACATTCATTCGTGTATGTTTAATTCCGGCCGCTTCCAGCAATTTTGATGCGGGCTCGGCAAAATACGCGTTCGACTCCTCACCGCCCTAATTCACCTCCGCATGTCTCTCAACGCACCCTTTGTGGAATTGCGCAATGTCACCTTTGGCTATGGTGAACGTGTCATTCTGCGCGATCTGTCCTTGCAGGTGCCGCGTGGCAAGGTCACGGCCCTGATGGGGGCCTCCGGTGGGGGCAAGACCACGGTGCTGCGCCTGATCGGCGGCCAGAACCGTGCCCAGAAGGGTGAGGTGCTGTTTGACGGTCAGGACGTCACGCAGATGGACGTGTCGCAGCTCTACGCTGCGCGTCGCCGCATGGGCATGCTGTTCCAGTTCGGTGCGCTGTTCACCGATATGAGCGTGTTCGACAACGTGGCGTTTCCACTGCGCGAACATACCGACCTGCCCGAAGAGTTGATCCGCGACATCGTGCTCATGAAGCTGCATGCCGTGGGCCTGCGCGGTGCGCGCCAGCTCATGCCCAGCGAAGTCTCGGGCGGCATGGCGCGACGTGTGGCGCTGGCTCGTGCGATTGCGCTGGACCCCGAACTCATCATGTATGACGAGCCTTTTGCAGGGCTGGATCCGATTTCCCTGGGCACGGCTGCTCAGCTGATTCGCGAGCTCAACGACGCCATGGGCCTGACATCGATTCTGGTCTCCCACGACCTGGAGGAAACCTTCCGCGTGGCTGACCATGTGGTGATCCTGGGCGGCGGCACGGTCGCTGCACAAGGCACGCCCGACGAGGTGCGCGCCAGCACCGATCCGCTGGTGCAGCAGTTCATCCATGCCAGAGCCACAGGCCCTGTGCCCTTCCATTACCCCGGCGTGAGTGCCGAGGACGACTTTGGTGTTTCGGCCGAAAGCCGGAGGCGCGCATGAATCCCTTGCATCCTGCGCACATCGGTGCCGTCGTGCGCAAACAGCTGATCAATATGGGCATGGGTGCCCGTCTGCTGTGGCAGTTGCTGACCCTGATGGGGCCGGCGCTCAGACGTCCGCGCCTGATCGGCGACCAGATTCACTTCCTGGGCAATTATTCGCTGGCCATCATTGGCGTCTCGGGCCTTTTTGTGGGCTTTGTACTGGGATTGCAGGGCTACTACATCCTGCAGCGCTATGGCTCGTCCGAGGCCTTGGGCATGATGGTCGCCCTGAGCCTGCTGCGCGAACTGGGGCCCGTGGTCACGGCCTTGCTGTTTGCGGGTCGCGCAGGCACGGCGCTGACGGCGGAGATCGGTTTGATGAAGGCCGGCGAACAGCTGTCCGCCATGGAAATGATGGCGGTAGACCCCGTCAAACGTATCCTGGCTCCGCGTTTTTGGGCGGGGCTGATCACCATGCCTTTGCTGGCCGCCGTCTTCAGTGCCGTCGGCATCATGGGCGGCTGGCTGGTGGGGGTA
This window encodes:
- a CDS encoding ABC transporter ATP-binding protein, translating into MSLNAPFVELRNVTFGYGERVILRDLSLQVPRGKVTALMGASGGGKTTVLRLIGGQNRAQKGEVLFDGQDVTQMDVSQLYAARRRMGMLFQFGALFTDMSVFDNVAFPLREHTDLPEELIRDIVLMKLHAVGLRGARQLMPSEVSGGMARRVALARAIALDPELIMYDEPFAGLDPISLGTAAQLIRELNDAMGLTSILVSHDLEETFRVADHVVILGGGTVAAQGTPDEVRASTDPLVQQFIHARATGPVPFHYPGVSAEDDFGVSAESRRRA
- the mlaE gene encoding lipid asymmetry maintenance ABC transporter permease subunit MlaE, whose protein sequence is MNPLHPAHIGAVVRKQLINMGMGARLLWQLLTLMGPALRRPRLIGDQIHFLGNYSLAIIGVSGLFVGFVLGLQGYYILQRYGSSEALGMMVALSLLRELGPVVTALLFAGRAGTALTAEIGLMKAGEQLSAMEMMAVDPVKRILAPRFWAGLITMPLLAAVFSAVGIMGGWLVGVVMIGVDSGAFWGQMQSGVDWWADLGNGVMKSFVFGLAVTFVALLEGYAAKPTPEGVSRATTRTVVVASLTVLGLDFLMTATMFSI